A window of the Kosakonia radicincitans DSM 16656 genome harbors these coding sequences:
- a CDS encoding AroM family protein encodes MSATLAILTIGVVPVQAILPLLTEHISEQQITHISLLGKMDPQEVREEYGAEAGEFAIPTQLRDDSLGMVSRARVERDLQSVIEVLDNQGYDVILLMSTADIRGFVTRNAILVEPQRIIPPLVASIVDGHQVGVIVPVPELMAQQKKKWTVLEKEPYYELAHPFLATEREFIDAGRALLERGADVLMLDCLGFHQQHRDLLQKALDVPVLLSNVLVARLASELLV; translated from the coding sequence ATGAGTGCAACTTTGGCGATCCTGACCATTGGTGTAGTGCCGGTGCAAGCAATTTTACCGCTCCTGACGGAGCATATTTCAGAGCAGCAGATCACGCATATCAGCCTGCTGGGGAAGATGGACCCACAAGAGGTGCGTGAGGAGTACGGCGCAGAAGCTGGCGAGTTCGCGATTCCGACGCAGTTGCGCGATGACAGCCTCGGCATGGTCTCCCGTGCCAGGGTGGAGCGTGATTTGCAGAGCGTTATCGAAGTGCTGGATAACCAGGGCTACGATGTCATTCTGCTAATGAGCACCGCCGATATCCGGGGATTTGTAACGCGCAATGCGATTTTAGTCGAACCGCAGCGCATTATTCCGCCGCTGGTGGCGTCAATTGTCGACGGGCATCAGGTGGGGGTAATTGTTCCGGTACCGGAACTGATGGCGCAGCAGAAGAAAAAGTGGACGGTTCTGGAAAAAGAGCCTTATTACGAACTGGCGCATCCTTTCCTCGCGACAGAAAGAGAATTTATTGATGCCGGGCGAGCGTTGCTGGAGCGCGGTGCGGATGTGTTGATGCTGGATTGTCTTGGCTTCCATCAGCAGCACCGTGATTTGCTCCAGAAGGCGCTGGATGTCCCGGTATTATTGTCTAACGTACTGGTGGCGCGCCTCGCATCTGAACTGCTTGTCTAG
- a CDS encoding YaiI/YqxD family protein — protein MAIWVDADACPNVIKEILFRAAERTQTPLTLVANQNIRVPPSRIIRSLRVPAGFDVADNEIVRLCEAGDLVITADIPLAAEVLAKGAAALNPRGERYTEATIREKLTMRDFMDTLRASGIQTGGPDSLSQRDRQQFAAQLDKWLLEVKRRQPE, from the coding sequence ATGGCGATTTGGGTTGATGCGGACGCTTGTCCGAATGTGATTAAAGAAATTTTATTCCGCGCCGCCGAGCGCACGCAGACGCCGCTGACGCTGGTGGCGAACCAGAATATCCGCGTGCCGCCGTCGCGTATCATCCGCTCGCTGCGCGTTCCGGCGGGGTTTGACGTGGCCGATAACGAAATTGTGCGGCTGTGCGAGGCTGGTGATCTGGTGATTACCGCTGATATTCCGCTGGCGGCGGAAGTGCTGGCCAAAGGTGCGGCAGCGTTGAACCCGCGTGGCGAACGCTATACTGAAGCGACAATCCGCGAAAAACTGACGATGCGCGACTTTATGGATACGCTGCGCGCCAGCGGGATTCAGACCGGTGGCCCGGATAGCCTGTCGCAGCGGGATCGGCAGCAGTTTGCCGCCCAGCTTGATAAATGGCTGCTGGAGGTTAAACGCCGTCAGCCGGAGTAA
- the aroL gene encoding shikimate kinase AroL — MTLPIFLVGARGCGKTTVGQALALAQGCQFIDTDFWLQETSQQTIADIVARDGWEAFRARETDALKAVTAPARVIATGGGIILSEYNRHFMREKGIVVYLCAPVAVLADRLEAFPEEGQRPTLTGKPISEEVSEVLALRDALYREAAHHMVNAAQSPDQVVSDIEAALQLARAS; from the coding sequence ATGACGCTACCCATTTTTTTAGTCGGCGCACGCGGTTGCGGTAAAACCACTGTGGGCCAGGCGCTGGCGCTGGCGCAGGGATGTCAATTTATCGATACCGATTTCTGGTTACAGGAAACGTCTCAACAGACCATCGCGGATATTGTTGCCCGTGACGGGTGGGAGGCGTTCCGCGCCCGGGAAACCGACGCGCTGAAAGCCGTCACCGCGCCCGCGCGGGTGATTGCCACTGGCGGCGGTATTATTTTAAGTGAATATAATCGGCACTTTATGCGCGAAAAAGGCATCGTCGTTTACCTTTGCGCGCCTGTCGCGGTGCTGGCGGACAGGCTGGAAGCCTTTCCGGAAGAGGGACAGCGACCGACGCTGACCGGCAAGCCGATTAGCGAAGAGGTTAGCGAAGTGCTGGCGCTGCGCGATGCACTCTATCGCGAAGCGGCGCACCACATGGTGAATGCGGCGCAGTCGCCCGACCAGGTGGTGTCTGATATTGAGGCGGCATTACAGCTGGCGCGCGCCAGTTAG
- the ppnP gene encoding pyrimidine/purine nucleoside phosphorylase, whose product MLQSNEYFSGKVKSIGFTSSSTGRASVGVMAEGEYTFGTAQPEEMTVVSGALNVLLPGETEWKTYTAGEVFNVPGQSEFHLQVAEPSSYLCRYL is encoded by the coding sequence ATGCTTCAAAGTAACGAATACTTTTCCGGTAAAGTGAAATCCATTGGTTTTACCAGCAGCAGCACTGGCCGTGCCAGCGTGGGTGTAATGGCGGAAGGGGAATACACATTTGGTACCGCGCAGCCGGAAGAGATGACGGTGGTCAGCGGGGCGCTGAATGTTTTGCTGCCAGGGGAAACCGAGTGGAAAACTTACACGGCGGGTGAAGTATTCAATGTGCCTGGCCAGAGTGAATTCCATTTGCAGGTCGCTGAGCCGAGCTCCTATCTCTGCCGCTACCTGTAA
- the yaiA gene encoding protein YaiA, which produces MPTKPPYPREARIVAIEKGTGNQTVTWYQLRADHPKPDSLISEHPTEQEALDAKRRYEDPDKS; this is translated from the coding sequence ATGCCGACAAAACCGCCTTATCCGCGTGAAGCCCGCATTGTTGCGATTGAAAAAGGCACGGGAAACCAGACCGTTACCTGGTATCAACTACGCGCCGATCATCCGAAACCGGATTCCTTGATCAGCGAACATCCCACCGAGCAGGAAGCGCTCGACGCCAAAAGGCGTTATGAAGATCCTGACAAAAGCTAA